The Branchiostoma floridae strain S238N-H82 chromosome 6, Bfl_VNyyK, whole genome shotgun sequence genomic interval AAACAGTGGCATTCAAATTAATTCTAACACACTGGAAACACTACACCCAATACACACCCTGCTTGCTTTCCCAGACAGTACCCCTACAGGGTGCCAGGTAATGTCTCACCTGGCAAGGTGGCACCCTTCCTGGGATGTTTTCAcactaggtggggagggggataTTATCGAACAATGGGTGAAATCTGGGAaacttggggtcaaaggtggttgctatgtgttgctaggggagCCAACACCCACTTCGCTGGGGGTCTTCAAAGTGTCTTAACCCTCTGAGAAGGTTGCGCCTGGGCCACGTGCATCTACCCTGACGAAGGTTGCACCTGGGTCACGTGCATCTACCCTGACGAAGGTTGCACCTGGGTCACGAGCATCTACTCTGACGAAGGTGGCACCTGGGTCACGTGCATCTACCCTGACGAAGGTTGCAGCCTCTTCCCCAAGCAGCGGTTCCGGTCGGGTGGCTAGATGTTCCCGATAGGAGGAAGGTTGACTTTTCTAGAAGTCCACTCCTTATATCCGAACATGTTTGACAATTTTAATTGACAATTATTGTATATAaggtgggaccgcgtggcgcagtggcagcatgttcggctcgagaccgagaaaAGAACTGGTGGCAACCGAGcggtggcgggttcgaatccgtttgatttccgtgtcaccgatcttgtgcccttgggaaaggcactttacacgactttcctcacataactcaggtgtaaatgagtatctagctgcggcttgTGGtagtgacaggccataggggcttgttcgggcatgagcggcacccgccatgacacacgagtcgggggtcaCGAGGAGTGACCCcgtacatccttggtcggaagtcctcctaggagacggatactccgaacaacaaagctgcatctgctggagccgcctaacacgttgcatacagttgcccctgtgagacatAGTGGTCCAATAGACgcgagggtggagaaggaattgcacacccctccttcaccataaaaaaggCCATGTGCAGGTCAAGCAAATAGGCAAAAATGCCTGTCTATCTGTCAAGTCGACAGGAGACCCCCCCCCACACAAAAATTGTCTataaatatttgatattttgtatgtatatcagtttgtcatgaagtccaggaaAATTAATGGCGAAccctagggcacgtcactaatggattttcaactAAAGCCTCAGAGTCTCATTTCACTCCCTTGTAGGAAAGCACGTCCCCTTTTAACACACCATGTTTGATTACACACCCGTGTAAGACAGACCCACTCCTTATAACGTGTTTGATTACACATCCGTGTAAGACAGACCCACTCCTTATAACATGTTTGATTACACACCCGTGTAAGACAGACCCACTCCTTATAACGTGTTTGATTACACACCCGTGTAAGACAGCCCCACTCCTTATAACATGTTTGATTACACACCCGTGTAAGACAGACCCACTCTTTATAACATGTTTGATTACACACCCGTGTAAGACAGGCCCACTCCTTATAACATGTTTGATTACACACCCGTGTAAGACAGGCCCACTCCTTATAACGTGTTTGATTACACACCCGTGTAAGACAGACCCACTCCTTATAACGTGTTTGATTACACACCCGTGTAAGACAGCCCCACTCCTTATAACATGTTTGATTACACGCCCGTGTAAGACAGGCCCACTCCTTATAACGTGTTTGATTACACACCCGTGTAGGACAGGCCCACTCCTTATAACATGTTTGATTACACACCCGTGTAAGACAGACCCACTCCTTATAACGTGTTTGATTACACACCCGTGTAAGACAGCCCAACAGACGTCCACTCCTTGCCAGCCCGAGGCGGCGGCCGCGGCTTTAGTGTCCCGTCcagctcctgcagttccaggtcCTCCACTCCGGAGTCGTTGGTACCTGGATGTCCCAGTCTGTTCGCCACCATCGGGACAGGCGGCATGGAGCGTGTAGAGGACAGTGTAGATGTGTCTGGTGGAAAAAAGGCAAATCCAAGCTTAAGCCACAATTAAACACGCCTCATGCATGCCTTGACATACTAAAGAATGGCATATGCGTAACTGGCATTACTGTTAGTCAAATAGTTGTACATTACTGTAACAATGGTTTAATATAAAGGACACTAACACACATGCGAAGTACAAAATCTGATCAGAAGCCTGCTAGTCAAAAAGCATATTGCAAGAGATCATCGATTAAAATTCATCTGAAATATCTGGATGTGGCCATATTCACTAGGAGTACTACAAAGAGGTAGATGAACTACGAATAGACGTTCGTCCAAACCGTCCTAGCCAACTCAAAATGAACGTGACTCGTTTTTGCAACACATGGGGACTAACGGCACCATACACAGGGCTATCTCGCGGATTACAGGTAGGACTGTCCGCagagctaaggacacaacccgccgtacgtgcaatttgtccgtacgtttttttggaggccacgtccgccacgtagttctgaaaacgttcaggctgtacatatacagggcaggcgcatcgCCTGTACTgacacgtacgggggcgaatccacagccagatggcacacaaagttttgcctgtactcaatttctacggcgtgtctgcgtgctccaaaaatCCCTCGGTTTCCCAatgagttcgtacggaggtggtacttccCACTTACAGATCCCCAAAGAtttcccacgttttggcacgtagacagcacgtatttgcacttaCGTTagattgtgcccttagcttaactgACCTGGTTTCCGATCCCCACACAGCCGCTTCTTCTTCACAGCCACGCAGACGATAATCGCCCCCACAATCCCCAGCACAAGCGTCGCCATGGAAACGGAGATGACGACAAGGGAGTCGCTAGAGCCTATGACGATCCGAAATATGCCTATTTTGAATTTGTACATACTTTTCGTGGTTTGGGTGTTGAGGAATAGAATTTAGCATGGTATGTCAAAGGCCACCAGGGATGCAGAGACCCATAGATATGATATAGGCTAAAACCCATAGCGTCCTTATATCATAAGCATGGCGTACTCATATCATTAACCACTGCGTAGACCGATTGAGAGACATAGTGTTATGTAATCACatgattatgttaatgatgaCTGTAAAAATACCTTAATTAAAATATGCAACAATAAGGGCTGAAAACGTACTATTTGTGACTTGCTTATCCGTTTGAGACATTTGTACAGCTGCAAGAAAATTAAATGAGAATTGAGACAATAAAAAATGAAGACGTAAAATAATTTGTTGTGATGCTGCCGAAATCAAGATGTGTTTGGTAGAACGTGCGTAAACCGATAAGGGCGAgaaatgatattgaaaaaaTCCAACATGTGTACATATGTCTATGTATATGAACATGTTTATGTATTTGCAGAACAACAAGCAAACACCAGCAAACCTACGATCTACAGCCGGAGAAACCTGTGCTGTAACAGTAAGTAGGCGTCGGTCTCGCCTGTGGATACAGCCGGAGAAACCTGTGTTGTAACAGTAAGTAGGCGTCGGTCTCGTCTGTGGATACCGGCTTCCTGAGAAGCTCAGACGGATGAGTAGATGAATGAACTGTTGGCCTTTAGTCGTTCTTGTGATGATGTTGTGTTTACCTGTCGTTCTTGCGTTGATGTTGAGTTTACCTGTCACCTCAAGACGAATTCATTCTGAGCCTAACTAGAGCATGCGAAACCGAACAGATGCGAACAGTCTTTGCATCaaagactcttgaagtaaaagtaatGACCAAAATGAACGGCCACAGACTATGAGTACTGAGCTTCTTACCCTAACATATGTTTTGTGCCATGTATGTGTACGTGCAGTGATACaggttgatagatttattagtacTCAATGTATCTCCATTACATTTTATCCGGCCCTTACCTCCCTCAATAAAAAGCgtcctgctggccgatttgagcttcacatgaataaaggttcaaacaaacaaacaaacaaacaaacaaacaaaatcagatATTTCTAATCTTACAGGTTTCTGACCTGCCACCTGCAGGAAGACCCCCCGCCGCGCCTGCCCGAACATGTTGGCGGCCTGACAGATGAACGTCCCTTCTTGAGACATCCCAGCATCCTCCACCACAAGGGAGCTGGTCATCCTATCACCCGTCTGTCAGGATGTTGGAATATATCAGATGTCAATCATACTGCCACAACATCCAGCCACAGCACCCAGTCAGAACACCCAGTCAGAACACCCAGCCAAAACACCCGACCAAAGCACTCAGCCACAACACCCAGCCACAACATCCGGCCAAANNNNNNNNNNNNNNNNNNNNNNNNNNNNNNNNNNNNNNNNNNNNNNNNNNNNNNNNNNNNNNNNNNNNNNNNNNNNNNNNNNNNNNNNNNNNNNNNNNNNNNNNNNNNNNNNNNNNNNNNNNNNNNNNNNNNNNNNNNNNNNNNNNNNNNNNNNNNNNNNNNNNNNNNNNNNNNNNNNNNNNNNNNNNNNNNNNNNNNNNNNNNNNNNNNNNNNNNNNNNNNNNNNNNNNNNNNNNNNNNNNNNNNNNNNNNNNNNNNNNNNNNNNNNNNNNNNNNNNNNNNNNNNNNNNNNNNNNNNNNNNNNNNNNNNNNNNNNNNNNNNNNNNNNNNNNNNNNNNNNNNNNNNNNNNNNNNNNNNNNNNNNNNNNNNNNNNNNNNNNNNNNNNNNNNNNNNNNNNNNNNNNNNNNNNNNNNNNNNNNNNNNNNNNNNNNNNNNNNNNNNNNNNNNNNNNNNNNNNNNNNNNNNNNNNNNNNNNNNNNNNNNNNNNNNNNNNNNNNNNNNNNNNNNNNNNNNNNNNNNNNNNNNNNNNNNNNNNNNNNNNNNNNNNNNNNNNNNNNNNNNNNNNNNNNNNNNNNNNNNNNNNNNNNNNNNNNNNNNNNNNNNNNNNNNNNNNNNNNNNNNNNNNNNNNNNNNNNNNNNNNNNNNNNNNNNNNNNNNNNNNNNNNNNNNNNNNNNNNNNNNNNNNNNNNNNNNNNNNNNNNNNNNNNNNNNNNNNNNNNNNNNNNNNNNNNNNNNNNNNNNNNNNNNNNNNNNNNNNNNNNNNNNNNNNNNNNNNNNNNNNNNNNNNNNNNNNNNNNNNNNNNNNNNNNNNNNNNNNNNNNNNNNNNNNNNNNNNNNNNNNNNNNNNNNNNNNNNNNNNNNNNNNNNNNNNNNNNNNNNNNNNNNNNNNNNNNNNNNNNNNNNNNNNNNNNNNNNNNNNNNNNNNNNNNNNNNNNNNNNNNNNNNNNNNNNNNNNNNNNNNNNNNNNNNNNNNNNNNNNNNNNNNNNNNNNNNNNNNNNNNNNNNNNNNNNNNNNNNNNNNNNNNNNNNNNNNNNNNNNNNNNNNNNNNNNNNNNNNNNNNNNNNNNNNNNNNNNNNNNNNNNNNNNNNNNNNNNNNNNNNNNNNNNNNNNNNNNNNNNNNNNNNNNNNNNNNNNNNNNNNNNNNNNNNNNNNNNNNNNNNNNNNNNNNNNNNNNNNNNNNNNNNNNNNNNNNNNNNNNNNNNNNNNNNNNNNNNNNNNNNNNNNNNNNNNNNNNNNNNNNNNNNNNNNNNNNNNNNNNNNNNNNNNNNNNNNNNNNNNNNNNNNNNNNNNNNNNNNNNNNNNNNNNNNNNNNNNNNNNNNNNNNNNNNNNNNNNNNNNNNNNNNNNNNNNNNNNNNNNNNNNNNNNNNNNNNNNNNNNNNNNNNNNNNNNNNNNNNNNNNNNNNNNNNNNNNNNNNNNNNNNNNNNNNNNNNNNNNNNNNNNNNNNNNNNNNNNNNNNNNNNNNNNNNNNNNNNNNNNNNNNNNNNNNNNNNNNNNNNNNNNNNNNNNNNNNNNNNNNNNNNNNNNNNNNNNNNNNNNNNNNNNNNNNNNNNNNNNNNNNNNNNTGAATAGTACGTTACAGTGAATAGTATGAAGAACAATGTCAAATGTCAAATTATCATAATCACAACACGAGTATCATTGATAACTGTGACATTTTTAGATAGCTACCGCAGCTACTTACAGTAGACCTGCAGAGTAACAGTGCCTTGTCCTGCAGGTGGGACCCCATTGTCAGCCTCACAATGGTACAGTCCGCCGTCCTCATGTGACACCGTTGGGAGATGCAGCACGTGATCTCTGTAACAACCAATAGAAATCAGATAcgccaaaaatcagttactcaagcaactggatacgttTCTGGAAAacgtcagacgtttcagacagccatccggcgTCTTTCGTCATTGACACTGATCTGCAGCTGACGAAAGTGCCACTGACGACAGACGCTGAatctgtctgaaatgtctgtccaaaatcatatccacttgtttgagtaactgcttttcagCGTATCGTATTGCCTAGTTATGTAACCTTCATTAACGCAAGAGAAATCAGTTTTCAGATCTCTGTAGAAACCAATAGAAGTCAGCTTCCCATGCCCCAGTCCTGTATTCAGGCAGGACTTACCTCGGCACAGCTAGCTCAGGACTTACCCCGGCACAGCTAGCTCAGGACTTACCCCGGCACAGCTAGCTCAGGACTTACCCCGGCACAGCTAGCTCAGGACTTACCCCGGCACAGCTAACTCAGGACTTACCCCGGCATAGCTAGCTCAGGACTTACCCCGGCACAGCTAGCTCAGGACTTACCCCGGCACAGCTAGCTCATGACTTACCCCGGCACTGCTAGCTCAGGACTTACCCCGGCACAGCTAGCTCAGGACTTACCCCGGCACAGCTAGCTCAGGACTTACCCCGGCACAGCTAGCTCATGACTTACCCCGGCACAGCTAGCTCAGGACTTACCCCGGCACAGCTAGCTCAGGACTTACCCCGGCACAGCTAGCTCAGGACTTACCCCGGCACAGCTAGCTCAGGAAGGCTGCCCCTGCCTTTCCGCCATGTTATTGTAGCCTTGGGATTGCTGTCCACCATACAGCCGAGACTGGCAGGCTCACCCTCTCTCACGTGGACGGACGTCCTGGGAACCTGCACCTGCGGGGGGTCTACAGGGCAGAGACAGCTCCGTCAGCAGAGTAAACACCTGCAGGGGCCTACAGGGCAGAGACAGCGCCTGCAGCAGAGTAAAAACCTGCAGGGGTCTACAGGGCAGAGACAGCGCCGTCAGCAGAATGAAGACCTGGGCGGGTCTACAGGGCAGAGACAGCGCCGTCAGCAGAGTAAACACCTGCGGGGGTCTACAGGGCAGAGACAGCTCAGTCAGCAGAGTAAACACTTGGGGGGAGGGGTTACAGGGCAGAGACAGCTCCGTCAGCAGAGTAAACACTTGGGGGGAGGGGTTACAGGGCAGAGACAGCTTAGTCAGCAGAGTAAACACTTGGGAGGGAGGGGTTACAGGGCAGAGACAGCTCAGTCAGCAGAGTAAACACTTGGGAGGGAGGGGTTACAGGGCAGAGACAGCTCAGTCAGCAGAGTAAACACCAGCAGAATCAAACATGATAAAGTTGGTGGTCGACGAGAGGTTTAGTCGTCAAGAAATACTTTCTTCAAAACATGCTCACATTTTACCCTCATGATCCTAGACGACGCTGCCGGCCCAGCGAGTTGTGGGAAGCCCTGGTCGGCCAGGCAGGTGAAGTTGGCGCCGTGGTCCCATTTCGTCAGGCGGGGGACGAACAGCTCCAGACTTCTGTCGTTACCCGCGGAATCGCTTCCGGACCTGCAGATGCAAGAGCCACAGTTCACATTGAGAACACGAGTTTTCTGTACACCAATGTGATGGTCATCATCTTACAAGTCTGCAAACAACTAGAAGGAAAGATAGGTGTGAAGTTTTGACCTGAAGGGACCTTTAAGGTAAAGTTTTGACTAAAAATCTACGTGTAAAGTAAGATCAAgtaacgtcgatgaaggttagacatccatgtaataagatatgccaaaaagcagttactcaaacaaatgggaaacggtcagacgtttcaaatgcTATCCAACAGTTTTCGTCAGTTTTCGAAAATTGTCTGACAATACAACGTTTCCtgttggacatctaaaattgtcttcattcatagttagtgcataaaagacctgtttcttccaggtaacttcggtgtcactgacgaaaactgctgGATAGCAGTTAaagcgtctgaccgtttccccaaatcatatccagttgtttgagtaactgctttttggcatacgtGTAAAGTaacgttgaagaggttcatcagtcacgtatgcatacagttaTCAAcagttttcttcaagcaatgactgttttgtaaaggtacagtacatacctcccatagtacagtacagtacatagtCTCAGTTCTCGttagagaacacgagactaggtcaggcttgcgtggatcatctgccccctcctctcgcgagaactgagacTAGGCAGTTCCCCCGTAACGAAGATGTGCTGGTAgacgtcgaaaatttgggaggtatgtactcactcactgtacctttacaaaacagtcattgattgaagaaaattgttgtaagtGTAAAGTAACGTTTTTGACCAGAGGGAACTTTTTTCACCTGAAGAGACGTGTTCCGTTTCTCCAGGTGAGTCGCGGGGGCGGATGTCCACCTGAGGCTCGGCAGGTGAGAGACAGCGGTTCTCCTGCCGTGGCCGGCAGCTCCCCACCCGTGATGGTCGGCGGTCCCGACAGCGGTACTGCAAAGGGAAGCTTTTGTTACACCTCatctctcattctgattggaCAAATGTTATCATTCACCACCTGAGATTATGATTCTTTTCTCCTGATTGGGTCGCGTCGTCTATTATAATAAATGACCGTTGGAGATTCATGATTCACCCCTTGTGAGGTTCTGGCGTCATAACCAATACAAAATGGGGACTTCTGATTAGTCGTCTAGCTAGTagtatatgatgatgataacggAGAGAAATATCTACCAATGACGGTAAGGGTGGCGTCGTCAGCAACTGTTGTTAGCTATGTAGCAGCTGTAACTACCTGCTGCCTGCCTGCCGGCCCGGTGGGTCTCCAGGTTTATAATTGCGTATGATTATGATGATTACgtatgattatgatatttaCCAATGACGGTAAGGGTGGCGTCGTCAGCAGCTGTTGCGGGGTCCGTGTAGCAGCTGTAGCGCCCCCCGTCCCGGCTGTCGGCCCGGCGGATCTCCAGGTTGAACTGTCGCGCGGCGGGGTCCCCCGTGATGCGGTGCCGCGGGAAGGACCGCATCACCGTCCGGCCGTACGAGATGACCTTGTCTCCGGGCGGACCCTGCCAGATCACGATCTCCTCGCTCCCCAGCGCGCTGAAGGCGCACCCTAGCGTCACGCTGCGGCCCTGCAGCACCACAGACTCCCCGGGACGCACGCTGTAGGTCGAACCGTCTGGTAGAGACACGCAATAAGactagaaatgtaacatttgccaGCAAATACATAATGGTCTGGCCTagcaaactactgctctgtttattcttactcaaacacattaatatatatggtgaccagcccctctacttatgtcctgccacttgctacattatgtaaccgaacactaCCACTACATTTTCCAGTAGCCATGCCAGCAGTAGTCATTGGGACAAAGTAACTGGGCAAAAAGTATGAAGGTTGACAtgaaaaaacaatgtttgatgcTATATATACATCATGACATATTCTCAAACACTTTGTCAGTTATGTAGTAGGTTGGCATATATAAGGTATAAGGCTAAAATAAATTATCCATAAAATGTAATACTATCAATTCTCAACACAAAAATCGGACTTATCCAAATCTTCGACTGATCGATTTCAGTCTTTgtgaaggaatgaacaatccactgcttctgtgacgtcaggtTATATGGATAGCACACGTGACTCCGTGAGcggtttgcttgtttgtttgtttgtttgtttgaacctttatttattcatgaaagctcatatcggcctgcaggccgcttttcactgaggtcatgaggacagaggcaagggtcagacaaagtatataacagagatacagttacatcGATTAGAGTCCTTATAAtcctataagtctatatacacaatttttacatacatacaaagaaagaaactgctatacatgattcaagtccgttcatttggccgttcccattactttaagagtctcttaaaggaagccagtAGATCATAAGTTGCGGGAAATTCTATGTCGCCCTCCGTCTCTGTTTATAAAAGGTtataaagctctgatgtagatggcctctaGCAAA includes:
- the LOC118416979 gene encoding uncharacterized protein LOC118416979, whose protein sequence is MTSSLVVEDAGMSQEGTFICQAANMFGQARRGVFLQVAGSSDSLVVISVSMATLVLGIVGAIIVCVAVKKKRLCGDRKPDTSTLSSTRSMPPVPMVANRLGHPGTNDSGVEDLELQELDGTLKPRPPPRAGKEWTSVGLSYTGLAHSNTLPAYSTVERHKPDGEDIRSRGGIPEEATMDDAIIDDMSDDPPAPPPKDKKSGWIRRAHSGDRTVPSSLHEAENALNEIQTDRI